One stretch of Pontiella desulfatans DNA includes these proteins:
- a CDS encoding efflux RND transporter permease subunit — MIDNIIHIGLRHKLLAFIIAVSVCALGVYSLSRLSIDAFPDISPNLVQVFAEVDGMAPEEVEQLVTRPTETAMRNIPGVQKIRSLSSLGLSTVNIYFEDDVDIFLARQLVSERLKLAEEGIPKGIDMPHGLEMGPVASGMGKILAYYLQADGHDITEVRTLHEWVVKRGVETVPGVAKVVSQGGFMRQYEVELSPEKLLSHRLTASEVGDAIRLNNANSGAGLITSGSEELIVRTLGRVSTVDEISNTVVKTVDGKPVLVKDLGRVQLGGAFRRGVAVMNGQQEVVLGGIYKIHRANSFEVIQALQERIDEINESLPTGIRVVPYYDQSDLVSSSIKTVRNALILGLVLVSLIAFLFLGNVRNALIMVCSLPFALLFGITLMEWNGIPGDLISLGGMAIALGMIIDATIIMVEKLQTAAGKPATREESENAILKAAQEVGRPIVFAVAVICVVFLPIFTLGEVEGKMFRPLAFAVVATMIGSLLYALLVAPIFFRIMHRFDHKRSGHGPGRMLEPLLDRYEILIRKTLGHPYRLVIILIALLGSGVFGFMQLGREFVPVLQEGTINCYAYMNPNVSLDEIQKVCTQISRTAKEIPEIENIIADIGYGEVGPHMHHTNYGCITITLKPRRFGQKQRSQQEVVAALDEKLNNILGVTVGFSQPIAHEVDGLISGAGAQVVMKIFGDDMAKLGALGAKVEQVVSGVDGVADLQVEQTDGQTQMQLQLDAIKLARYGLNKHEVQSVVHQALTGEIAGEIFEGERSSRILVRLDKRYQENRDKIVNLPILTPAGSYVPLGNLASVKTLTGLRQISRENTQRYISVQCNVRGRDVGSFVQEAQRAVDNAAILPSGYRIAWGGQFELQQAANRRLAIVVPITLVLVLCMLYALFNSIPLALLIMLNVPLALVGGILSLAAFRENISIPSSIGFIALFGIALTDGVVLVSRIETLRKEGAEMLDAIISACRTKFRPVLMTTVTTALGLLPLIIASGTGSEVQRPLAIVVVFGLFTSTIVTLFILPAAYIWMAKKGMTSVKQDAT; from the coding sequence ATGATTGATAACATTATCCACATTGGACTCCGGCACAAACTGCTGGCGTTTATTATCGCAGTATCCGTCTGCGCCCTTGGAGTGTATTCGCTGTCGCGGCTCTCCATTGACGCCTTTCCGGACATCAGTCCGAATCTGGTTCAGGTATTTGCTGAAGTCGATGGAATGGCTCCGGAAGAAGTGGAGCAATTGGTGACCCGGCCCACGGAAACCGCCATGCGCAATATTCCCGGCGTACAGAAAATCCGATCGCTCTCCTCGTTGGGACTTTCCACGGTCAACATCTACTTTGAAGACGATGTAGACATCTTTCTCGCCCGCCAGCTTGTTTCGGAACGTCTCAAGTTGGCAGAGGAAGGAATTCCCAAAGGAATCGATATGCCACACGGGCTCGAAATGGGGCCGGTCGCCAGTGGCATGGGCAAAATTCTTGCCTACTACCTTCAGGCCGACGGCCACGACATTACCGAAGTGCGCACGCTTCATGAGTGGGTGGTCAAACGCGGGGTAGAAACGGTTCCCGGGGTGGCCAAGGTCGTCAGCCAGGGCGGCTTCATGCGCCAGTATGAGGTTGAACTCTCACCTGAAAAGCTCCTGTCCCACCGTCTAACAGCCAGCGAAGTCGGCGATGCCATTCGTCTGAACAATGCGAATTCCGGTGCGGGACTGATTACGAGTGGAAGCGAGGAATTAATTGTCCGCACACTTGGGCGGGTGAGCACGGTGGATGAGATATCCAACACCGTCGTCAAAACGGTTGATGGCAAGCCGGTTCTGGTGAAGGATCTTGGCCGTGTGCAGCTGGGCGGCGCTTTCCGGCGCGGGGTGGCTGTGATGAATGGCCAGCAGGAAGTTGTTTTGGGCGGGATCTACAAGATCCACCGAGCCAATTCCTTTGAGGTGATCCAGGCCTTGCAGGAACGAATTGATGAGATTAACGAATCATTGCCTACAGGAATTCGGGTTGTTCCTTATTATGATCAGTCAGACCTGGTATCGAGCAGCATAAAAACGGTTCGCAACGCCTTAATTCTTGGACTGGTACTGGTCTCTCTCATTGCATTCCTTTTCCTCGGGAATGTGCGTAATGCCTTAATCATGGTTTGTTCGTTGCCCTTTGCCCTTCTTTTCGGCATCACGCTCATGGAATGGAACGGTATCCCCGGCGATCTGATTTCTCTGGGGGGTATGGCTATCGCGCTCGGCATGATTATCGATGCAACGATCATTATGGTCGAGAAGCTTCAGACGGCAGCCGGTAAACCCGCAACCCGGGAGGAGAGTGAAAATGCTATCCTCAAAGCGGCTCAGGAAGTGGGTCGCCCCATTGTGTTTGCCGTTGCGGTGATCTGCGTTGTATTCCTCCCGATCTTCACGCTGGGAGAAGTGGAAGGAAAAATGTTTCGTCCATTGGCCTTTGCCGTTGTGGCAACGATGATCGGCTCTCTTTTATACGCTCTGTTGGTTGCCCCCATCTTTTTCCGGATCATGCACCGCTTTGACCATAAACGTTCCGGTCATGGGCCGGGACGTATGCTTGAGCCCTTGCTGGATCGATATGAGATCCTGATTCGGAAAACGCTCGGCCATCCGTATCGGCTGGTTATCATCCTGATTGCTCTGCTGGGCAGTGGTGTTTTCGGGTTCATGCAGCTGGGAAGGGAATTTGTTCCTGTGCTTCAGGAAGGGACGATCAACTGCTACGCATACATGAATCCGAATGTTTCGCTCGATGAGATTCAAAAGGTGTGTACACAGATATCGCGAACCGCAAAAGAAATACCGGAGATCGAGAACATTATCGCCGATATTGGCTATGGTGAAGTGGGGCCGCACATGCACCACACCAACTATGGCTGCATCACGATCACACTCAAGCCCCGCCGGTTTGGGCAGAAACAGCGCAGCCAACAGGAAGTGGTCGCGGCACTCGACGAAAAGCTGAACAACATTCTGGGCGTGACCGTTGGATTCTCTCAACCCATCGCCCACGAAGTGGACGGTTTAATATCCGGAGCGGGTGCTCAGGTGGTGATGAAAATATTCGGCGACGACATGGCAAAACTGGGCGCATTGGGTGCAAAAGTTGAACAGGTCGTTTCCGGAGTCGATGGAGTTGCGGATCTCCAGGTTGAACAAACCGATGGCCAAACACAGATGCAGTTGCAGTTAGACGCCATCAAGCTGGCCCGCTACGGATTGAACAAACATGAAGTTCAGTCCGTTGTCCACCAGGCTCTCACCGGCGAGATTGCCGGAGAAATTTTTGAGGGCGAGCGTTCGTCTCGCATCCTTGTCCGACTGGACAAACGCTATCAGGAAAATCGGGACAAAATCGTCAACCTGCCGATCCTGACACCTGCTGGTTCATACGTGCCGCTCGGAAATCTTGCGAGCGTCAAAACCTTAACCGGCTTACGCCAGATCAGCCGCGAGAATACGCAGCGCTATATTTCAGTACAGTGCAACGTACGCGGACGTGATGTGGGGTCATTTGTGCAGGAAGCACAGCGCGCAGTGGATAATGCAGCCATTCTTCCATCTGGATACCGAATCGCATGGGGAGGACAGTTCGAGCTGCAGCAGGCCGCCAATCGGCGACTCGCCATTGTCGTTCCCATTACACTCGTGCTGGTCTTGTGCATGCTGTATGCCCTGTTCAATTCGATCCCCCTCGCGTTATTGATCATGCTTAACGTTCCGTTGGCCCTCGTCGGAGGCATACTTTCCCTGGCTGCATTCAGGGAAAATATCAGCATCCCGTCATCCATCGGTTTTATCGCCCTGTTCGGGATCGCCCTCACCGATGGAGTGGTTCTTGTTTCGCGCATAGAAACCCTGAGAAAAGAGGGCGCAGAAATGCTGGATGCCATCATATCGGCCTGTCGGACCAAATTCAGGCCGGTGCTTATGACCACCGTGACCACAGCACTCGGCCTTTTGCCGTTGATCATCGCATCAGGCACGGGCTCGGAAGTTCAGCGCCCATTGGCCATTGTGGTGGTTTTCGGCCTCTTCACATCCACTATTGTCACCCTGTTTATCCTGCCTGCGGCCTATATCTGGATGGCGAAAAAAGGCATGACTTCTGTTAAACAAGACGCAACCTAA
- a CDS encoding efflux RND transporter periplasmic adaptor subunit, protein MKTVTNHKITIMSIALLFAGFSTLETHAAGEHADNVTHDDQVKRLVVTQEQVKQLGIKISKAKTGNVPNEIRTPGEIRMDENWVAHVAPQITGVAKQVNGKPGEWVEKGAVLAVINSRELATAKSEYLAAVEVTALREESFKREEKLFSKKISAEHAYHEAELALSEARITERNCRQNLLSFGLTQDELKKLDQETEEDFSSYRVAAPIQGTIIQKDLIQGEVIQEGENLFVVADLSSVWVDLAIGQNDIPLIKKGYPVTIQLPGALDVSAAVGFISPVVDPQTRTAAVRLTLDNANGHLRPGTFVEAIIQIPSDRQAIVVPKDAVQLVFDHPTVFVWNNGSFEQREVSTGISDGKNIEILYGVSEEELVASVNAFHLKAEVIKAAAGDIVSGHGHAH, encoded by the coding sequence ATGAAAACCGTAACGAACCACAAGATAACTATCATGAGCATCGCCCTGTTATTTGCAGGGTTTTCAACCCTGGAGACACATGCCGCCGGAGAACATGCAGATAATGTCACGCATGATGATCAAGTAAAACGGCTGGTCGTAACGCAGGAACAGGTAAAACAGCTGGGCATAAAAATCTCGAAGGCAAAGACCGGCAATGTACCGAACGAAATCCGGACGCCAGGAGAAATCCGAATGGATGAAAACTGGGTCGCCCATGTGGCCCCTCAAATCACCGGTGTGGCCAAACAGGTCAATGGGAAACCGGGTGAGTGGGTTGAAAAAGGCGCCGTTCTTGCCGTCATTAACAGCCGAGAGCTGGCCACTGCAAAATCAGAATACCTTGCAGCGGTTGAGGTGACCGCTTTGAGGGAGGAGAGCTTTAAGCGCGAAGAAAAACTGTTTAGCAAAAAAATCTCGGCGGAACATGCTTATCATGAAGCTGAACTGGCTTTAAGCGAGGCCCGCATCACCGAACGGAACTGTCGTCAAAACCTGCTGTCTTTCGGTTTAACACAGGATGAGTTGAAAAAACTGGATCAGGAAACGGAGGAGGACTTTTCTTCATACCGGGTTGCTGCTCCGATTCAGGGCACTATCATTCAAAAAGACCTGATTCAGGGTGAGGTGATCCAGGAGGGTGAAAATCTGTTTGTTGTTGCCGACCTATCATCGGTATGGGTGGATCTGGCGATTGGGCAGAACGACATCCCGTTAATCAAAAAAGGCTATCCTGTTACGATTCAGTTGCCTGGAGCATTGGACGTATCCGCAGCGGTCGGCTTTATTTCTCCGGTGGTCGATCCGCAAACCCGAACAGCAGCAGTGAGACTTACGCTGGATAATGCGAACGGCCACCTGCGCCCCGGAACTTTTGTGGAGGCCATCATCCAGATTCCATCCGACCGGCAGGCTATTGTTGTGCCTAAAGATGCGGTGCAGCTGGTCTTCGACCATCCCACTGTTTTTGTGTGGAATAACGGGTCTTTTGAGCAACGTGAAGTTTCAACCGGAATTTCCGATGGAAAAAATATCGAAATCCTCTACGGAGTTTCTGAAGAGGAGCTCGTCGCATCAGTAAATGCATTCCATTTAAAGGCTGAGGTCATCAAGGCTGCCGCCGGTGATATTGTCAGCGGCCATGGACACGCCCACTAA